In one window of Pristiophorus japonicus isolate sPriJap1 chromosome 9, sPriJap1.hap1, whole genome shotgun sequence DNA:
- the LOC139274151 gene encoding EEF1A lysine methyltransferase 3-like: MLHDFFIIGFNHEMILRKLLAVEIIRLTNAKTKAIKNVPKPQNVLELRSFLGLLNYFGNFLPKLSSLLETLHMLRRKGDNWVWDQSVIHCRSWGLQGHKSEAETGSPLDPWSEPAWTLEQIMQGQQEKQSSSSSDHKEEVKSLTTRHQFCGYEMRITRDWSRCLGISAVIWQPGIVLCQYFEMEQLNFSGKKVIELGSGTGIVGILATLLGGDVTLTDQPIVLHQIEYNIASNIPSDIIQRSKVSALSWGKDQEQFPTDYDIILGSDIVYQPCEALPLIKTLQYLSNHKTVIYLSSRMYEPMGALEFHEKLIPLHFNSEIIHRVPKQEINIYRITKRGPEAQWEGGEKNNEGL, encoded by the exons atgctgcatgaTTTCTTCATTATCGGcttcaaccacgagatgatcctgcgtaaactactggcggtggagat catcaggctcacaaacgcgaaaaccaaggccatcaagaatgtacccaagccgcagaatgtgctgGAGCTGCGCTCatttctgggtctactcaactacttcggtaacttcctacctaaattgagcagcttATTAGAAACACTGCACATGCtgcgaagaaaaggcgacaactgggtgtggg ATCAGAGTGTCATCCACTGTCGGTCCTGGGGACTGCAAGGGCATAAATCTGAAGCTGAGACAGGTTCACCTCTGGATCCCTGGAGTGAACCTGCCTGGACACTAGAGCAGATAATGCAAGGCCAGCAGGAGAAGCAGTCTTCCTCTAGCTCCGACCACAAGGAGGAGGTCAAGAGTCTCACAACCCGCCACCAGTTTTGCGGCTATGAAATGAGGATCACCCGAGACTGGAGCAGATGCCTTGGGATATCAGCGGTTATCTGGCAACCG GGCATTGTTCTCTGCCAGTACTTTGAGATGGAGCAGCTGAACTTTTCTGGGAAGAAGGTGATTGAATTGGGCTCAGGCACTGGGATCGTTGGGATCCTTGCCACCTTGCTGG GTGGCGATGTAACATTGACAGATCAGCCAATCGTTCTGCATCAGATTGAATACAACATCGCcagcaacatccccagtgacattATCCAGCGCTCAAAGGTCTCTGCTCTCTCATGGGGTAAGGACCAGGAGCAGTTTCCCACAGACTACGACATCATCTTAGGTTCAGACATCGTCTACCAGCCTTGTGAAGCCCTCCCACTAATCAAAACCCTTCAATACCTGAGCAACCACAAGACAGTCATCTACTTATCTTCCAGGATGTATGAACCCATGGGGGCACTGGAGTTCCACGAGAAACTCATTCCACTGCATTTTAACTCTGAGATTATTCACAGAGTGCCGAAACAAGAAATCAACATTTACAGGATCACCAAAAGAGGCCCTGAAGCTCAATGGGAGGGTGGTGAGAAGAATAATGAGGGGTTATGa